A region of Ictalurus furcatus strain D&B chromosome 1, Billie_1.0, whole genome shotgun sequence DNA encodes the following proteins:
- the lrrc30a gene encoding leucine-rich repeat-containing protein 30a, with the protein MGGKKSKEPTSKDMKLVVRKSRACEENLTSSDKIRKHIVMQFGYRMLSLARQGMIAPPEELWGLTELQKLNLSLNCLCFLPSSVALLQNLVVLNLWGNQLTSLPLEIGQLRNLKVLFAYHNQLTDVPEELGSCTKLEVLSLANNQLTSLPDSLSALTNLRKLNLSHNNIVYIPVCVYAMKKLVFLHVARNKLENIAEHIQALTDLKILIVEENCIHCLPKMLCCLTKLELLNVDYNDIQNVPAEMHQLNRLGKLASHPLDKGLHIVHNPLLKPIKEVLDGGLQALYNYLKAE; encoded by the coding sequence ATGGGAGGAAAGAAATCGAAGGAACCCACAAGCAAGGACATGAAACTTGTAGTAAGAAAGAGCAGAGCCTGTGAGGAAAACCTGACATCATCCGACAAAATCCGCAAGCACATTGTGATGCAATTTGGTTACAGGATGCTGAGCTTGGCTCGACAAGGTATGATTGCACCTCCTGAGGAACTATGGGGGCTCACAGAACTGCAGAAGCTTAATTTGTCTCTGAACTGCTTATGTTTCTTGCCTTCCTCTGTGGCTCTCCTTCAGAACCTGGTTGTTCTTAATTTGTGGGGTAACCAGCTCACCAGTCTGCCCCTTGAGATTGGGCAACTCAGGAACCTAAAGGTGCTCTTTGCATACCACAACCAACTGACTGATGTCCCTGAGGAGCTAGGTTCCTGTACCAAGCTGGAGGTCTTGAGCCTGGCAAACAACCAGCTCACAAGTCTCCCAGATAGTCTATCTGCTCTCACGAACCTGCGGAAGCTCAACCTAAGCCACAACAATATTGTGTATATCCCAGTATGTGTCTATGCCATGAAAAAGCTGGTCTTCTTGCATGTGGCCCGCAATAAGCTGGAGAACATTGCGGAGCATATCCAAGCGCTGACTGATCTAAAGATCCTCATTGTGGAAGAGAACTGCATTCACTGTCTGCCAAAGATGCTCTGCTGTCTGACTAAGTTAGAACTGCTCAATGTGGATTATAATGACATTCAGAACGTTCCTGCTGAAATGCACCAACTGAACAGGCTGGGGAAACTAGCTTCACACCCACTGGATAAAGGACTCCATATCGTGCATAACCCTCTGCTCAAGCCAATTAAAGAGGTGTTAGATGGAGGTCTCCAAGCTCTTTATAACTACCTCAAGGCCGAATGA